The Rhodothermales bacterium genome includes a window with the following:
- the flgK gene encoding flagellar hook-associated protein FlgK, with protein MSINRLYEMSRRSFGVFSAQMNVAGQNIANANTPGYARRRLTLGTEGPGRNGLLMPSAGGVGSGVTAQRLERMRDGLLATAANDARTGLGGADEETRLLATLEGSFGVGSGAALQDVMNGFWNGWSDLANNPTDSGVRTTLLGQADTLAATLRRLDDGITRLSGETQTALGEGVGQVNGLLDEIAGLNASIRASRAAGSPDFAAEDRRDAAVAELSAFAPVRVSDGADGYTVTIGGMAAVQGDHALGLTLDVPPDVAVAGVRFEGTDVAFPTSSGGSLGAQLKTLQKTLPDTRAALDGLAAALVADVNAAHSAGYGLDGSTGLNFFDPAGVTAGSIRLSDDVSDPSAIAASGAPDAPGDSSVASALAALREGFDAQAIDLTAGVGGKLRAARTAAGAQAAIVDHLAAMEAGVSGVSVDEEMTNLIEAQHAFAAAARVLTTADEMMDTLLAL; from the coding sequence ATGAGCATCAACCGCCTCTACGAGATGAGCCGGCGTTCCTTCGGCGTGTTCTCCGCGCAGATGAACGTGGCCGGGCAGAACATCGCCAACGCGAACACCCCCGGCTACGCCCGCCGCCGCCTCACGCTCGGCACCGAAGGCCCCGGCCGGAACGGCCTCCTCATGCCGAGCGCCGGGGGCGTCGGCTCCGGCGTCACGGCGCAGCGGCTGGAGCGGATGCGCGACGGCCTCCTCGCCACGGCCGCCAACGACGCCCGCACCGGACTCGGCGGGGCCGACGAAGAGACCCGCCTCCTCGCCACGCTCGAAGGCAGCTTCGGCGTCGGCAGCGGCGCGGCGTTGCAGGACGTGATGAACGGGTTCTGGAACGGCTGGAGCGACCTCGCCAACAACCCCACCGACAGCGGCGTCCGCACCACGCTCCTCGGCCAGGCCGACACCCTCGCCGCCACGCTCCGCCGCCTCGACGACGGCATCACCCGGCTCTCCGGCGAGACGCAGACCGCGCTCGGCGAAGGCGTCGGGCAGGTCAACGGCCTCCTCGACGAGATCGCCGGGCTCAACGCCTCGATCCGCGCCTCACGCGCCGCCGGCTCGCCCGATTTCGCCGCCGAGGACCGCCGCGACGCCGCCGTCGCCGAGCTCTCCGCGTTCGCGCCCGTCCGCGTCAGCGACGGCGCCGACGGCTACACCGTCACGATCGGCGGGATGGCCGCCGTGCAGGGCGATCACGCCCTCGGCCTCACGCTCGACGTGCCGCCCGACGTGGCCGTGGCCGGCGTCCGGTTCGAAGGGACCGACGTCGCGTTCCCCACGTCGTCCGGCGGCAGCCTCGGCGCGCAGCTCAAGACGCTGCAGAAGACGCTGCCCGACACGCGGGCCGCGCTCGACGGCCTCGCCGCCGCGCTCGTGGCCGACGTCAACGCCGCGCACAGCGCGGGCTACGGGCTCGACGGCAGCACCGGGCTCAACTTCTTCGACCCCGCCGGCGTCACCGCCGGCTCGATCCGCCTCTCCGACGACGTCAGCGACCCCTCGGCGATTGCCGCTTCCGGTGCGCCCGACGCGCCCGGCGACTCCAGCGTCGCCTCCGCCCTCGCCGCCCTCCGCGAGGGATTCGACGCGCAGGCCATCGACCTCACGGCCGGCGTCGGCGGGAAGCTCCGCGCGGCCCGCACCGCGGCCGGGGCACAGGCCGCGATCGTGGACCACCTCGCCGCGATGGAAGCCGGCGTCTCCGGCGTCTCCGTGGACGAGGAGATGACGAACCTCATCGAGGCGCAGCACGCCTTCGCCGCCGCCGCCCGCGTCCTCACGACGGCCGACGAGATGATGGACACCCTCCTCGCGCTCTAA
- a CDS encoding flagellar basal body L-ring protein FlgH, with translation MPARLLVLVLLLGVSHAAAAQSLFSDPKAARVGDPLTVVLAERTAASSRSQFEDRSQAGVNGSASAEGGQFALDANVSQNAAAQNQAVQSDLLSGTITAVVVGVDATGNLQIEGERTLHVNGVTHLMKVSGTVRPLDVTYDNTVLSFQIANADVEYRQKGIGSKFLRPGTLLKAAAAALLGAALFLG, from the coding sequence ATGCCCGCCCGCCTCCTCGTACTCGTCCTCCTGCTCGGCGTGTCGCACGCCGCCGCCGCGCAGTCCCTCTTCTCCGACCCCAAGGCCGCCCGCGTCGGCGACCCGCTCACCGTCGTGCTCGCCGAGCGGACGGCGGCGAGCAGCCGCAGCCAGTTCGAGGACCGCTCGCAGGCCGGCGTCAACGGCAGCGCGAGCGCGGAAGGCGGGCAGTTCGCCCTCGACGCGAACGTGAGCCAGAACGCCGCCGCCCAGAACCAGGCCGTCCAGAGCGACCTCCTCAGCGGCACGATCACGGCCGTCGTCGTGGGCGTCGACGCGACGGGCAACCTTCAGATCGAGGGCGAGCGGACGCTCCACGTCAACGGCGTCACCCACCTCATGAAGGTGTCCGGGACGGTCCGCCCGCTCGACGTGACCTACGACAACACGGTCCTCTCCTTCCAGATCGCGAATGCGGACGTGGAGTACCGGCAGAAGGGAATCGGGTCCAAGTTCCTCCGCCCCGGCACGCTCCTCAAAGCCGCCGCCGCGGCCCTCCTCGGCGCCGCCCTCTTCCTCGGGTGA
- a CDS encoding flagellar basal body P-ring protein FlgI, which produces MLRLSASFLLLTVVLALSAEATAQSTGTARLKDLVVLEGAAPIQLTGYGLVVGLDRTGDRARGRRGAPYTVQSITNMLRAFGITVDPALLSARNVAAVMVTTTMDPFSGPGSQLDVTVSALGDARSLSGGVLLQTPLLNPITGQTHATAQGSVSTGTVMAASLGASTRTGPTNTGRVPGGGLVVAGTGLAVEGTSLGLVLKQPDFTNASAVAEAVNGLLGGAATVVHAGLVRVDASGDPAGAVGVMAKLEGLAVTVDVPARIVINERTGTIVAGGNVRISEVMVTYGSLVIATDEEPFVSQPGALANGQTVVGAAGRAGIEQEQARSVVLQPNSDVGQLAAALNELGLTATDVISIFQAIDRAGALQGELVIL; this is translated from the coding sequence ATGCTCCGCCTCTCCGCCTCCTTCCTTCTTCTCACCGTCGTCCTCGCCCTCAGCGCCGAGGCGACGGCCCAGAGCACGGGCACGGCCCGGCTCAAAGACCTCGTCGTGCTCGAAGGCGCGGCCCCCATCCAGCTCACCGGCTACGGCCTCGTCGTCGGACTCGACCGGACGGGCGACCGAGCGCGCGGCCGGCGCGGCGCGCCCTACACCGTGCAGAGCATCACGAACATGCTCCGGGCGTTCGGCATCACCGTGGACCCCGCCCTCCTCTCCGCGCGCAACGTCGCCGCCGTGATGGTGACGACGACGATGGACCCCTTCAGCGGCCCCGGCAGCCAGCTCGACGTGACGGTCTCCGCTCTCGGCGACGCCCGCTCGCTCTCCGGCGGCGTCCTCCTCCAGACGCCGCTCCTCAACCCGATCACCGGGCAGACCCATGCCACGGCGCAGGGCTCCGTCTCGACGGGCACCGTGATGGCGGCCAGCCTCGGCGCGAGTACGCGCACCGGCCCGACGAACACAGGCCGCGTCCCCGGCGGCGGCCTCGTCGTCGCCGGCACGGGCCTCGCCGTCGAGGGCACGTCGCTCGGCCTCGTCCTCAAGCAACCCGACTTCACGAACGCGAGCGCCGTCGCCGAGGCCGTCAACGGCCTGCTCGGCGGCGCCGCGACCGTCGTCCACGCTGGGCTCGTCCGCGTCGACGCGAGCGGCGACCCGGCGGGTGCCGTCGGCGTGATGGCGAAGCTCGAAGGGCTCGCCGTGACGGTCGACGTGCCGGCGCGCATCGTGATCAACGAGCGGACGGGGACGATCGTCGCCGGCGGCAACGTCCGCATCAGCGAGGTGATGGTGACCTACGGCAGCCTCGTCATCGCGACCGACGAAGAACCGTTCGTCTCCCAGCCCGGCGCGCTCGCGAACGGGCAGACCGTCGTCGGAGCCGCGGGCCGCGCCGGGATCGAGCAGGAGCAGGCGCGAAGCGTCGTGCTCCAGCCGAACTCCGACGTCGGCCAGCTCGCCGCCGCGCTCAACGAGCTCGGGCTCACCGCGACCGACGTGATCTCCATTTTCCAGGCCATCGACCGGGCCGGCGCGCTCCAGGGCGAGCTCGTGATCCTCTAG
- the flgL gene encoding flagellar hook-associated protein FlgL, translated as MSLRIAREQSLYASNANASLSTLRRDLAGLQEQLATGLRVNRPSDDPSAYAQARMLESLDQRYAQYGRAIGDARQWVNQTGNELGTLTERFTEAYEEGLRALNGTLNDDNREALAGQIESILAEVVDGLNAKSGGEYLFAGNRSTTEPFAEDGTPTGVLSGDRRRTIGPSTELVINVSGERVLDTGEGFTITESLQRMIAALRGDDTVSLDDAVGQVIVARDHLIDISAESGAVARRLDNAELQIQDASIEANRRRAEIEEVDYVETITRFQQAQTTLEAALRTTASVVQTSLLDYLR; from the coding sequence ATGTCCCTCCGCATCGCCCGCGAACAGAGCCTCTACGCCTCGAACGCGAACGCCTCCCTCTCCACGCTCCGCCGCGATCTCGCCGGGCTGCAGGAGCAGCTCGCCACGGGCCTTCGCGTGAACCGGCCGTCCGACGACCCCTCGGCGTACGCGCAGGCGCGGATGCTCGAATCGCTCGACCAGCGCTACGCGCAGTACGGCCGCGCGATTGGCGACGCCCGGCAGTGGGTGAACCAGACGGGCAACGAGCTCGGCACCCTCACCGAGCGGTTCACCGAGGCCTACGAAGAGGGCCTCCGCGCGCTCAACGGCACCCTCAACGACGACAACCGCGAGGCCCTCGCCGGGCAGATCGAGTCCATCCTCGCCGAAGTCGTCGACGGGCTCAACGCCAAGTCCGGCGGGGAGTACCTCTTCGCCGGCAACCGCTCCACGACGGAGCCCTTCGCCGAGGACGGCACGCCGACGGGCGTCCTCAGCGGCGACCGCCGCCGGACGATCGGCCCGAGCACGGAACTCGTCATCAACGTTTCCGGCGAGCGCGTGCTCGACACCGGCGAGGGGTTCACGATCACCGAGAGCCTGCAGCGCATGATCGCCGCGCTCCGCGGCGACGACACCGTCTCGCTCGACGACGCCGTCGGCCAAGTCATCGTCGCCCGCGACCACCTCATCGACATCTCCGCCGAGTCGGGCGCCGTAGCCCGCCGTCTCGACAACGCCGAGCTGCAGATCCAGGACGCGTCGATCGAGGCGAACCGCCGCCGGGCCGAGATCGAAGAGGTCGACTACGTCGAGACGATCACGCGCTTCCAGCAGGCGCAGACCACGCTCGAAGCCGCCCTCCGCACCACGGCCTCCGTCGTCCAGACATCGCTCCTCGACTACCTCCGCTAA
- the flgG gene encoding flagellar basal-body rod protein FlgG, producing the protein MLRALRTAALGMSAQQKGVDNTANNLANANTTGYKRSSIVFQDLLYQNVQARGEESGGAAPASMQMGHGATAIATVRNFEQGGLAETGNALDVAINGDGFFQVRKPDGMIAFTRDGTFALSAEGELVTQTGLPLEPDIAIPAEATNIHISQDGIVSARMQGEPEPIELGQLELARFANPGGLGSLGGNLFEQTSASGEPTIGLPGDDGLGMLGQGFLETANVDVVQEMVNLITAQRAYELNSKMVTTSEEMLQIANNVKR; encoded by the coding sequence ATGCTTCGAGCCCTCCGCACCGCCGCCCTCGGGATGAGCGCCCAGCAGAAAGGCGTGGACAACACGGCGAACAACCTCGCGAACGCCAACACAACGGGCTACAAGCGCTCGTCGATCGTCTTCCAGGACCTCCTCTACCAGAACGTGCAGGCGCGCGGCGAGGAGTCCGGCGGCGCCGCTCCGGCCTCGATGCAGATGGGCCACGGCGCCACGGCGATCGCGACGGTCCGCAACTTCGAGCAGGGCGGCCTCGCCGAGACCGGCAACGCCCTCGACGTCGCCATCAACGGCGACGGGTTCTTCCAGGTCCGCAAGCCCGACGGCATGATCGCCTTCACGCGCGACGGCACGTTCGCCCTCAGCGCCGAGGGCGAGCTCGTCACGCAGACCGGCCTCCCGCTCGAACCCGACATCGCGATCCCGGCGGAAGCGACCAACATCCACATCAGCCAGGACGGGATCGTCTCGGCGCGGATGCAGGGCGAGCCGGAGCCCATCGAGCTCGGCCAGCTCGAACTCGCGCGGTTCGCGAACCCCGGCGGGCTCGGCAGCCTCGGCGGCAACCTCTTCGAGCAGACGAGCGCCAGCGGCGAGCCGACGATCGGCCTCCCCGGCGACGACGGACTCGGGATGCTCGGCCAGGGCTTCCTCGAGACGGCGAACGTGGACGTGGTGCAGGAGATGGTGAACCTCATCACGGCGCAGCGCGCCTACGAGCTGAACTCGAAGATGGTGACGACGAGCGAGGAGATGCTCCAGATCGCCAACAACGTCAAACGCTAG
- the flgA gene encoding flagellar basal body P-ring formation chaperone FlgA, protein MRLSLSAFVLLTLLVAAAPALTLQAAAERALAARFPDDAERLRVRVLRTGGDVDAAAPIRVVLPGGAAIPRGHTQVDVLAETPNGWQKTGWALLHVAHYDSVVVARRAVGRGEPVAPADLGTVWTETTTFHGEPLRAADLRALGDDLRADRSLRADRALRRGDLRPPFAADTGDAVTMRYRRGTLTLAVPCHAREPGAVGDEIRLYNATTDATYRARLTAPGEAEWIVTL, encoded by the coding sequence ATGCGCCTCTCGCTCTCGGCCTTCGTACTCCTGACTCTGCTCGTGGCGGCGGCTCCCGCCCTCACGCTGCAGGCGGCGGCCGAGCGCGCCCTCGCCGCCCGCTTCCCCGACGACGCCGAGCGGCTCCGCGTCCGCGTCCTCCGCACCGGCGGCGACGTGGACGCCGCGGCCCCGATTCGCGTCGTCCTCCCCGGCGGCGCAGCGATCCCGCGCGGCCACACCCAAGTGGACGTGCTCGCCGAGACACCGAACGGCTGGCAGAAAACGGGATGGGCCCTCCTCCACGTCGCCCACTACGACTCCGTCGTGGTGGCACGGCGCGCGGTGGGACGCGGCGAGCCCGTCGCCCCGGCCGACCTCGGGACGGTGTGGACCGAGACGACGACGTTCCACGGCGAGCCGCTCCGCGCCGCCGACCTCCGCGCCCTCGGCGACGACCTCCGCGCCGACCGCTCCCTCCGCGCCGACCGCGCGCTCCGACGCGGCGACCTCCGCCCGCCCTTCGCCGCCGACACCGGCGACGCCGTGACGATGCGCTACCGCCGCGGCACCCTCACGCTCGCCGTCCCCTGCCACGCCCGCGAGCCCGGCGCGGTCGGCGACGAAATCCGCCTCTACAACGCCACCACCGATGCCACGTACCGCGCGCGCCTCACCGCGCCCGGCGAGGCCGAGTGGATAGTCACCCTCTAA
- the flgN gene encoding flagellar export chaperone FlgN translates to MPHADARPTTPDPRPAVEAWLGTLAREVEAVERLHTAITHQLDALRARDQQAIEDTTDAASQTVHDLGQLRQVGERQSRLVGRVLGLANADRATLAATLAERDPALGRQLRAALDGLRARVEDAQARSQELAFALQIAVNIGQELLQTWQQLDAPAPSRVYTATGGPSQATPPRSFVNHVG, encoded by the coding sequence ATGCCGCACGCTGACGCCCGCCCGACTACTCCCGACCCGCGCCCCGCCGTCGAGGCGTGGCTCGGCACGCTCGCTCGCGAGGTCGAGGCCGTGGAGCGCCTCCACACCGCGATTACGCACCAGCTCGACGCCCTCCGCGCCCGCGACCAGCAGGCAATCGAGGACACGACCGACGCCGCGAGCCAGACCGTCCACGACCTCGGCCAGCTCCGGCAAGTCGGCGAGCGGCAGAGCCGGCTCGTCGGCCGCGTCCTCGGCCTCGCGAATGCCGATCGCGCGACGCTCGCCGCCACACTCGCCGAGCGGGACCCCGCGCTCGGCCGCCAGCTTCGGGCGGCGCTCGACGGGCTACGCGCCCGCGTCGAAGACGCCCAGGCCCGGTCGCAGGAGCTTGCCTTCGCACTCCAGATCGCCGTCAACATCGGGCAGGAGCTGTTGCAGACGTGGCAGCAGCTCGACGCCCCCGCGCCGTCGCGGGTCTACACCGCCACGGGCGGGCCCTCGCAGGCCACGCCGCCCCGCTCGTTCGTCAACCACGTAGGCTAA
- a CDS encoding flagellar hook-basal body protein, whose protein sequence is MLLRLRNAAASMSEMNRQQERTANNLANANTVGFRRDRTFTDVLSNRIDAEGNPISRRTTTQWADSQQGAFEATGNPLDVALGGEGFLVVTDDAGATRYTRAGRLTPMPDGTLMTPDGFTVQGADGPIQLPPTGGDIAITAEGAIRVGGEQVGALQLVGFPEGTAFERLDGATFATNAAPEPLAEPDVRQGFIETSNVNPLAEMTDMITHFRLFESQQKMLQTTDQTLGAITRDLGTF, encoded by the coding sequence ATGCTCCTCCGCCTCCGCAACGCCGCCGCCTCCATGTCGGAGATGAACCGGCAACAGGAACGCACCGCGAACAACCTCGCGAACGCCAACACCGTCGGCTTCCGCCGCGACCGGACGTTCACCGACGTCCTCAGCAACCGCATCGACGCCGAGGGCAACCCCATCAGCCGCCGCACGACGACGCAGTGGGCCGACTCGCAGCAGGGCGCTTTCGAGGCCACGGGCAACCCGCTCGACGTCGCCCTCGGCGGCGAGGGCTTCCTCGTCGTCACCGACGACGCCGGGGCCACGCGCTACACCCGCGCCGGCCGGCTCACCCCGATGCCGGACGGGACGCTCATGACGCCCGACGGCTTCACCGTCCAGGGCGCCGACGGCCCGATCCAGCTCCCGCCCACCGGCGGCGACATCGCCATCACGGCCGAAGGCGCGATCCGCGTCGGCGGCGAACAGGTCGGTGCGCTTCAGCTCGTCGGCTTCCCCGAGGGGACGGCGTTCGAGCGGCTCGACGGCGCCACGTTCGCCACGAACGCCGCGCCCGAACCGCTCGCCGAGCCCGACGTGCGGCAGGGGTTCATCGAGACGAGCAACGTGAATCCGCTCGCGGAGATGACCGACATGATCACGCACTTCCGCCTGTTCGAGTCGCAGCAGAAGATGCTCCAGACGACGGACCAAACCCTCGGCGCCATCACCCGCGACCTCGGCACGTTCTAG